The Synergistaceae bacterium genome includes the window GCAGTTCGGTCTATACGCGTCAATAGGCATTCACCCTCACGAGTCAGGTCGTTATGAGAGAGTCCCCGAAGAGTTTTACTCGCTCATAAAGTCAGAAAGAGTCTTAGCAGTCGGAGAAATCGGCCTAGATTATCACTATAATCACTCAAGCAAAGAAGAGCAGCATAAAATGTTTATATCGCAATTAGAATTTGCAGCCAGTGAAAAAATGCCGGTTATACTGCATATTCGTGAGGCCATGAACGACGCTATGAAAATTTTACGAGATTATAGAGATCTCAAATTATTATTTCACTGTTACAGCGGCGGATTTGAATTTCTTGACGAGGTTTTGAGCATGGACTCGCTTTTAGCATTCGGGGGGGCTTTGACTTGGACGGGCAAAAATAGCGATAATTTGAGAGAAGTATTTAAACGAGTTCCCATTCAAAATATTTTGCTTGAGACTGACTGCCCATATATGGCACCTGTTCCATTTCGTGGCAAAATTAACGAGCCTAGTTATATAAAATATGTATATGATAAAGCAGCCGAAATAAAAAACTTAAATATTTCAGATTTAGCTAATAAAATAGAGATTAACGCAAAAAATTTCTTTAACTGGGAGTGATTTATAACTTTGTTTGAATTCAAGATTATAGCCGAGTGCAGCAAGACAGGAGCAAGAGCCGGAGAATTAATTACACCTCATGGAATAATAAAGACTCCTGTTTTTATGCCGGTGGGAACTCTCGCTACTGTAAAATCAATGTCAAGCCGCGAACTCGAAGAAATAAACTCGCAAATAATTCTCGGTAATACTTATCATTTATATTTACGTCC containing:
- a CDS encoding TatD family hydrolase, which produces MILIDSHCHINSQELRLDTRAVISRAREAGVKKFMNVGCDYEDSCEAVAMAHDFAQFGLYASIGIHPHESGRYERVPEEFYSLIKSERVLAVGEIGLDYHYNHSSKEEQHKMFISQLEFAASEKMPVILHIREAMNDAMKILRDYRDLKLLFHCYSGGFEFLDEVLSMDSLLAFGGALTWTGKNSDNLREVFKRVPIQNILLETDCPYMAPVPFRGKINEPSYIKYVYDKAAEIKNLNISDLANKIEINAKNFFNWE